The Dethiosulfovibrio peptidovorans DSM 11002 genome has a window encoding:
- the tadA gene encoding tRNA adenosine(34) deaminase TadA yields MKNKNFMDLAIEEAKKAASEGDIPVGAVVVYKNDVIGRGRNLRRIDHDPTAHAEIVAIRQAAKARGSWNLSGCEIYVTLEPCPMCAGAIVQSRIAKVVYGCTDPKAGASGTLYDITRDTRLNHRCEVIKGIEEDRCRNMLRDFFSECRKKRRKERNPSPGAP; encoded by the coding sequence ATGAAAAACAAGAATTTTATGGATTTAGCCATAGAAGAGGCGAAAAAAGCCGCCTCGGAGGGAGACATCCCCGTAGGTGCCGTGGTCGTTTACAAAAACGATGTGATCGGGAGAGGCAGAAACCTGAGGAGGATCGACCACGATCCCACCGCTCATGCGGAGATAGTCGCCATAAGACAGGCAGCGAAAGCAAGGGGAAGTTGGAACCTCTCGGGGTGCGAGATATACGTAACTCTCGAACCCTGTCCGATGTGCGCCGGAGCTATCGTTCAGTCGAGGATAGCCAAGGTTGTCTACGGTTGCACCGATCCAAAAGCCGGAGCAAGCGGAACCCTGTACGACATAACCAGGGACACCAGGCTGAACCACAGGTGCGAGGTCATAAAAGGCATCGAGGAGGACAGATGCAGGAATATGTTACGAGACTTCTTCTCCGAATGTCGAAAGAAAAGACGGAAAGAGAGAAACCCGTCTCCAGGAGCCCCCTAA
- a CDS encoding 4Fe-4S binding protein, whose protein sequence is MLNAMSVQILRHLFKKAFTNPYPVSHMPDDLTGVLEAASKGEIDLNEPVETWGRFRGKVGYDREKCIGCGMCMKVCPANAIERAPEDPKKIIVHNDRCCFCAQCNDICPVDALTMTCDFAISTYERKSNVTLDTGKADRKPFQSEWTYRKGEVPDEVEDPKAQPKKVYRVREEDCVGCTICAKACPVGAIEGKVKEKHVIDPEKCVGCGVCASKCPKGAIEEDEYTPEG, encoded by the coding sequence ATGCTGAACGCCATGTCGGTACAGATACTGCGACATCTTTTCAAGAAGGCCTTCACCAACCCCTATCCGGTCTCTCATATGCCAGACGATCTGACCGGAGTCTTGGAGGCTGCCTCCAAGGGAGAGATCGACCTGAACGAGCCGGTCGAAACCTGGGGACGTTTCAGAGGCAAGGTCGGTTACGACAGAGAGAAGTGCATAGGTTGTGGAATGTGCATGAAGGTCTGTCCGGCGAACGCCATAGAGAGGGCTCCGGAGGATCCGAAAAAAATAATCGTTCACAACGACAGGTGCTGTTTCTGTGCCCAGTGCAACGATATCTGTCCGGTCGATGCTCTGACTATGACCTGCGATTTCGCCATATCCACCTATGAGAGAAAGTCCAACGTGACCTTGGATACCGGTAAGGCCGATCGTAAACCCTTCCAGAGCGAGTGGACCTACAGAAAGGGTGAGGTTCCCGATGAGGTCGAAGATCCTAAGGCCCAACCTAAGAAGGTATACCGTGTCAGGGAAGAAGACTGTGTCGGCTGTACAATTTGCGCAAAGGCCTGTCCCGTAGGTGCCATAGAGGGCAAGGTAAAGGAGAAGCATGTCATAGATCCGGAGAAATGCGTGGGATGTGGGGTGTGTGCCTCCAAATGTCCCAAGGGAGCGATCGAAGAGGATGAGTACACCCCCGAGGGGTAG
- a CDS encoding nickel-dependent hydrogenase large subunit produces the protein MSETKTYKLPIGPVHVGLKEPITAWLDIEGEHIKDAVIRPGAIHRGVEFMARERNPIQVIYLAERVCGICSFSHAIAFVKAVEDAAQIEVPIRAQYIRSMVLELERIHSHILWSGVACYTIGFDSAFHLGMMLREKVMDVLEALSGNRVNYAVTTVGGVRWDVTPAVVRTVMDMIHYYRNEFASFYEAAINDPVVKARLRDVGVLTTEQAIKYCALGPTSRGSGVRADVRWSAPYDAYCDIHVEPVVPQDYTGEVHGDVYDRFLVRVYEVLQSLDILEKIMEGLPEGSITFEPKVNKLLTVLKKAEGVGYGCIEAPRGDDTHAVGLKAQQENVQWWKVRAPTYSNAVSWPLMFKDNELADAPLIINSIDPCISCMERMVLSDTSSGTKSVVTKADLLKLCREKTDKTRRLMGA, from the coding sequence ATGAGCGAGACTAAAACCTATAAGCTTCCCATCGGTCCGGTTCACGTAGGGCTGAAAGAGCCCATCACCGCGTGGCTGGATATCGAGGGAGAACACATAAAAGACGCGGTAATTCGTCCAGGAGCCATCCACCGAGGGGTGGAGTTCATGGCCAGGGAGAGAAACCCGATACAGGTGATATACCTGGCCGAGAGGGTCTGCGGTATCTGTTCCTTCAGCCACGCCATAGCTTTCGTTAAGGCCGTGGAGGATGCCGCCCAGATAGAGGTTCCGATCAGAGCCCAGTACATAAGGTCCATGGTTCTCGAACTGGAGAGGATTCATTCTCATATACTCTGGTCCGGGGTGGCTTGTTACACCATCGGGTTCGACAGCGCCTTCCATCTAGGGATGATGTTGAGAGAGAAGGTCATGGACGTTCTCGAGGCCCTTTCGGGGAACAGGGTAAACTATGCCGTCACCACCGTGGGCGGAGTCCGTTGGGACGTTACTCCGGCGGTGGTGAGAACGGTAATGGATATGATCCATTACTACAGAAACGAGTTCGCCTCCTTCTATGAGGCGGCGATAAACGATCCGGTGGTAAAGGCCCGTCTCAGAGACGTCGGGGTTCTTACCACCGAGCAGGCGATAAAATACTGCGCTTTGGGACCTACCTCCCGAGGTAGCGGAGTCCGGGCCGACGTCCGTTGGTCCGCGCCATACGATGCTTACTGCGATATCCACGTCGAGCCGGTCGTGCCTCAGGATTACACCGGTGAGGTGCATGGTGACGTCTACGATCGCTTCCTCGTTAGGGTGTACGAGGTCCTTCAGTCGTTGGATATCCTGGAGAAGATAATGGAGGGGCTTCCCGAGGGTTCTATAACCTTTGAGCCCAAGGTCAACAAGCTTCTCACCGTTCTCAAAAAGGCGGAAGGTGTCGGATACGGTTGTATCGAGGCTCCCAGGGGCGACGATACCCATGCGGTCGGTTTGAAGGCTCAGCAGGAGAACGTTCAGTGGTGGAAGGTGAGGGCTCCTACCTACAGCAATGCAGTGTCCTGGCCTCTGATGTTCAAGGATAACGAGCTGGCCGATGCTCCGTTGATTATCAACAGTATCGATCCCTGTATCTCCTGTATGGAGAGGATGGTCCTTTCCGACACGAGCTCCGGTACGAAGTCCGTAGTGACCAAAGCCGACCTGCTGAAGCTCTGCCGAGAGAAGACTGATAAGACGAGGAGGCTGATGGGAGCATGA
- the recQ gene encoding DNA helicase RecQ: MDETPRGLLKRLFGYDEFRLNQGDAIDHVMGGGDCLVLMPTGGGKSLCYQIPAILRPGIGVVISPLIALMHDQVNGLVQSGVRAAYMNSTMNYEEFVQVSRAAMRGELDLLYVAPERAMKPSFMDFLSRISLSVIAIDEAHCVSQWGHDFRPEYLRLGELGRAFPEVPRIAVTATADELTRKEILSRLDLNGGKVFVSGFDRPNIRYQVVMKEKPKKQLLDFLRRSHRNDSGIVYCMTRRKTESIAQWLRDNGIKALSYHGGMGAEERRTVQERFQDEEAVVVVATIAFGMGIDKPDVRFVAHLDMPKSLAAYYQETGRAGRDGLPADAWMTYGMADVTGQLKLIEMSEGDERYKRISRQNLEIMLGYCETTGCRRRSLLSFFGDSCDVPCGNCDTCLNPVKTWDGTVQAQKALSCVYRTGQIYGTGHLIDVLLGRGTKKVLEAGHDQVSTFGIGGELNERQWRSVYRQLLAMGVLSVVPDGYGGLRLCGDSWPVLRGERRLSFRVDEVKTSDKNSRSSTSEVSTKGSSEFDGNPLWEALRAKRLELAREHGVPAYVIFHDATLRQMLELRPNSLDEIGCLQGVGVKKLDLYGPDFLEVLERF; the protein is encoded by the coding sequence ATGGACGAGACTCCTCGTGGGTTGTTAAAGCGCCTTTTCGGGTACGACGAATTCCGTCTGAATCAAGGAGACGCCATAGACCACGTCATGGGTGGAGGGGATTGCCTTGTCCTTATGCCCACCGGAGGAGGGAAGTCCCTGTGCTATCAGATACCGGCCATCCTACGTCCCGGAATAGGCGTCGTGATCTCTCCGCTAATAGCCTTGATGCACGATCAGGTAAACGGGCTCGTCCAGAGCGGCGTGAGGGCTGCCTACATGAATTCCACTATGAACTACGAGGAGTTCGTGCAGGTCTCCCGGGCCGCCATGAGAGGGGAACTGGACCTTCTTTACGTGGCCCCCGAAAGGGCGATGAAACCGAGCTTTATGGATTTTCTCTCCAGGATCTCCCTGTCCGTGATAGCTATAGACGAAGCTCACTGCGTATCCCAATGGGGGCACGATTTTCGCCCCGAGTACCTTCGGCTAGGAGAGCTGGGTAGGGCTTTCCCGGAAGTCCCCAGGATAGCGGTCACAGCTACGGCGGACGAACTCACAAGAAAAGAGATCCTTTCGCGGCTCGACCTGAACGGAGGTAAAGTCTTCGTCTCCGGCTTCGACAGGCCGAACATCCGCTATCAGGTAGTCATGAAGGAAAAACCAAAAAAACAGCTGCTTGATTTTCTCAGGAGAAGCCATCGTAACGACTCTGGCATCGTCTACTGTATGACCAGGCGAAAAACCGAGTCGATAGCCCAGTGGCTTCGGGATAACGGAATTAAAGCTCTGTCCTATCACGGTGGTATGGGGGCGGAGGAACGAAGGACGGTCCAGGAAAGGTTTCAGGACGAGGAGGCGGTCGTGGTGGTCGCCACCATCGCCTTCGGAATGGGCATAGACAAACCCGACGTTCGTTTCGTAGCTCATCTGGACATGCCTAAGAGCCTGGCAGCCTACTATCAGGAAACGGGAAGGGCTGGCAGAGACGGCCTGCCCGCCGATGCCTGGATGACCTACGGTATGGCCGATGTAACGGGGCAACTCAAGCTGATAGAGATGTCCGAAGGAGACGAAAGATACAAGAGGATCAGTCGACAGAATCTGGAGATCATGTTGGGTTATTGTGAGACCACCGGCTGTCGTCGCCGCTCCCTGCTTTCTTTCTTTGGGGATAGCTGCGACGTTCCCTGTGGGAACTGCGACACCTGTCTGAACCCCGTGAAGACCTGGGATGGCACGGTTCAGGCTCAAAAGGCTCTATCCTGTGTCTATCGAACGGGGCAGATCTACGGAACAGGACACCTCATAGACGTGCTTCTGGGCAGGGGAACCAAGAAGGTTCTGGAAGCCGGACACGATCAAGTATCCACCTTCGGAATAGGCGGTGAGCTGAACGAAAGACAATGGCGTTCGGTCTACAGACAGCTGTTGGCCATGGGAGTCCTATCGGTGGTCCCTGACGGTTACGGAGGACTTCGTCTTTGCGGCGATAGCTGGCCGGTTCTTCGTGGAGAAAGGCGCCTTTCCTTCCGGGTAGACGAGGTTAAGACATCTGATAAAAACAGCAGATCGAGTACGTCAGAGGTATCTACCAAAGGCTCCTCGGAATTCGACGGTAATCCTCTGTGGGAGGCATTGAGGGCGAAGAGACTGGAGTTGGCCAGAGAGCACGGTGTTCCAGCCTATGTTATATTTCACGACGCTACCCTGCGCCAGATGTTGGAGTTACGACCGAATTCGTTGGATGAGATCGGCTGTCTTCAGGGAGTGGGAGTCAAAAAACTCGACCTTTACGGACCGGATTTTCTGGAGGTATTGGAGCGTTTTTGA
- a CDS encoding respiratory chain complex I subunit 1 family protein, with the protein MILGLIMRVIAGIALMLLITVFAVLFEGVDRKLHAVMQRRIGPPLLQPVYDILKLLGKENIVPRWATPVFFHGGPWVAMIASMMVFMYIPMGSLPPVLNGSGDLILILYLLSLSGVAVAVGGFASGSPIANVGAQREMILMMSYEVPLAIVVSTLAWFAYKLGMPGHPFSLETYVATSVWSVVGKAGFLGLICLFVAILTVIPGETGKGLMDIPEAKTEILEGVTVEYSGVNLALLHIGFNLRGAAISALVVSLFFPFSLGKAIGLSGVPMAIIDFPWFWVKVFLVEVFGVTFLRTAFGRLKIWQASHFYWAQVGALSLAGMILISVDVLLH; encoded by the coding sequence ATGATACTCGGTCTTATTATGCGGGTGATCGCGGGGATCGCCCTGATGCTTCTCATAACCGTTTTCGCGGTGCTTTTCGAGGGAGTTGACAGAAAACTTCACGCCGTCATGCAGCGTCGTATCGGCCCGCCTCTGCTTCAGCCCGTATACGACATACTGAAGCTTTTGGGTAAGGAGAATATCGTTCCCCGTTGGGCGACCCCGGTCTTCTTCCACGGTGGTCCCTGGGTGGCGATGATCGCCAGTATGATGGTCTTCATGTACATCCCGATGGGCTCTCTTCCACCGGTGCTCAACGGTAGCGGCGATCTCATTCTGATCCTCTATCTGCTCAGCCTTTCTGGGGTAGCCGTGGCGGTAGGAGGTTTCGCCAGTGGTTCTCCCATAGCTAACGTAGGAGCTCAGAGAGAGATGATTCTCATGATGAGCTACGAGGTCCCACTGGCGATAGTCGTTTCTACACTGGCTTGGTTCGCCTATAAACTGGGGATGCCGGGACATCCCTTCTCCCTGGAGACCTACGTAGCGACCTCTGTCTGGTCCGTGGTGGGCAAGGCAGGCTTTCTCGGGTTGATATGTCTGTTTGTAGCTATTCTCACGGTTATACCGGGAGAAACCGGTAAGGGGCTCATGGATATTCCGGAGGCCAAGACGGAGATACTGGAAGGTGTCACGGTGGAGTATTCCGGGGTAAACCTGGCTCTACTTCATATAGGTTTCAACCTGAGAGGAGCCGCTATATCCGCGCTGGTCGTAAGCCTGTTCTTCCCCTTCTCCTTGGGTAAGGCTATAGGCCTTTCCGGAGTGCCGATGGCCATAATCGATTTCCCGTGGTTCTGGGTAAAGGTGTTTCTCGTCGAGGTTTTCGGCGTGACCTTCCTTAGGACCGCTTTCGGACGTCTGAAGATATGGCAGGCATCCCATTTTTATTGGGCTCAGGTTGGGGCTCTCTCGCTGGCCGGGATGATCCTCATTTCCGTGGACGTTTTACTGCATTAG
- the gltX gene encoding glutamate--tRNA ligase yields the protein MSKTVRVRFAPSPTGALHIGGAHTALFNWLWARHMGGKFILRIEDTDQVRSTKEYEDTIMAGMKWMNLDWDEGPDIGGDFGPYRQTERLHLYRKYADELLERGLAYKDGEAVIFKVPLGEDIGFEDVVYGSIDVVSDSLKDGRTGQMKDIVLIKSDGMPTYNYAVVVDDHTMGITHVIRGEDHISNTPKQVLLYKALGWELPTFAHLPMILGKDKKKLSKRHGATSVYEYRDMGYMPDSVFNFLALLGWAPSGDREIFDRDLAIDEFDLKDVNRKPSVFDMDKLNYVNQGHLHALPTAKKIEMLAPFWEEAGIDLSSIDESYMEKAFDLMGGRGRTVKDLAEFTDYFLDFAPVTKRYDGEVSDETRKTLQDFFSDMMKLDTWTASAMEAFARDWTKEKGVKLKDVAMPMRFAITGHKVSPGIFELAEFMGKEEIKRRLSHYGFL from the coding sequence ATGTCTAAAACCGTAAGAGTCCGATTCGCCCCCAGTCCGACCGGGGCTCTTCATATCGGTGGGGCTCATACAGCATTGTTCAACTGGCTCTGGGCCCGACACATGGGAGGAAAATTCATTCTGAGGATCGAGGACACCGACCAGGTTCGCTCCACCAAGGAATACGAGGATACCATCATGGCCGGAATGAAGTGGATGAACCTCGATTGGGACGAGGGGCCCGATATCGGAGGAGATTTCGGCCCATACCGCCAGACCGAAAGGCTTCATCTTTACAGAAAATACGCCGACGAACTGTTGGAGAGAGGGCTGGCCTACAAAGACGGCGAGGCTGTCATCTTCAAGGTCCCCCTGGGAGAGGACATCGGCTTCGAGGACGTGGTGTACGGATCAATCGACGTGGTCAGCGACTCGCTGAAGGACGGCAGGACCGGTCAGATGAAGGACATCGTCCTGATAAAGAGCGACGGAATGCCGACCTACAACTACGCCGTCGTAGTGGACGACCACACTATGGGCATTACCCACGTAATAAGGGGCGAGGACCATATATCCAATACTCCCAAGCAGGTGCTCCTATACAAGGCATTGGGCTGGGAATTGCCTACCTTCGCCCATCTCCCGATGATACTCGGAAAGGACAAGAAAAAACTATCCAAACGCCATGGGGCAACCAGCGTCTACGAATACAGGGACATGGGCTATATGCCAGACTCGGTGTTCAACTTCCTGGCCCTGTTGGGATGGGCTCCATCCGGAGACAGAGAGATCTTCGACAGAGATCTGGCCATAGACGAGTTCGACCTTAAGGACGTCAACAGGAAACCCTCGGTTTTCGACATGGATAAACTCAACTACGTCAACCAGGGCCATCTCCACGCCCTCCCAACCGCAAAGAAAATCGAGATGCTGGCTCCTTTTTGGGAGGAGGCAGGCATAGACCTTTCCTCCATAGACGAGAGCTATATGGAAAAGGCCTTCGATCTCATGGGAGGCAGGGGCAGGACCGTCAAGGACCTGGCGGAGTTCACCGACTACTTCCTCGATTTCGCTCCTGTGACGAAAAGATACGACGGAGAGGTCTCCGACGAAACCAGAAAGACCCTCCAGGATTTTTTCTCCGATATGATGAAACTGGACACCTGGACGGCATCGGCCATGGAGGCCTTCGCAAGAGACTGGACCAAGGAAAAAGGGGTCAAGTTGAAGGACGTCGCCATGCCTATGAGGTTCGCCATAACGGGACACAAGGTAAGCCCGGGGATCTTCGAGCTAGCCGAGTTCATGGGCAAAGAGGAGATCAAGCGCAGGTTGTCCCACTACGGATTCCTGTAA
- a CDS encoding peptidylprolyl isomerase, producing the protein MLRTLRTQVKWILVFFLLCFVLAIPLMYGVGGGKSSRSSNEDYAVAEIDGKKLMRSQLLRSVQDYVERAGIKDVTSTDLPMIRQMVLDQMVVQEALLKEVKALGITPSKEELDQAVSGIEDQFPTKEAFMQYLQETGITMNDLREQLKTQLSQQMLLEEASAAAKVNDEELQALYDSVKDFVFTVPEGFEVLAAEFSSQEAANKAYEELSSGTSWDVVLEEFSSSDITGSTGSEKPAFLKKDSLPENLAFIASMDDGQYAEPVEVASDDFIVVYRKSAKDREVTSFEDAKEQLQSMVLNQKRQELQRTFLDEISEKVDVKILDPEIFPAEEESVEVISEDNASEDQESEE; encoded by the coding sequence ATGTTGAGGACGCTTCGTACACAGGTGAAATGGATTCTCGTCTTTTTCCTGCTGTGTTTTGTTTTGGCTATCCCCCTGATGTACGGGGTAGGCGGAGGTAAGAGTAGCCGTAGTAGCAACGAGGATTATGCGGTGGCCGAGATAGACGGCAAGAAACTGATGAGAAGTCAGCTACTTAGGTCCGTACAGGACTACGTAGAGAGGGCCGGAATAAAGGACGTTACGTCTACCGATCTTCCCATGATAAGACAGATGGTTCTCGATCAAATGGTGGTCCAGGAGGCCCTTCTCAAGGAGGTTAAGGCTTTAGGCATCACCCCGTCCAAGGAGGAACTGGATCAGGCCGTGTCGGGCATAGAGGATCAGTTTCCGACGAAAGAGGCTTTTATGCAGTACCTTCAGGAAACGGGCATAACGATGAACGATCTCAGAGAACAGCTTAAAACCCAACTTTCTCAGCAGATGCTTCTGGAGGAGGCTTCAGCCGCCGCCAAAGTAAACGACGAGGAGCTTCAGGCCCTCTACGATAGCGTAAAGGACTTCGTCTTTACCGTTCCTGAAGGGTTCGAGGTACTTGCGGCCGAGTTCAGCAGCCAAGAGGCTGCGAATAAGGCTTACGAGGAGCTTTCGTCCGGGACATCCTGGGACGTGGTTTTGGAGGAATTCTCCTCCTCGGACATCACAGGATCTACCGGGTCCGAAAAGCCTGCGTTCCTAAAGAAGGACTCTCTGCCGGAGAATCTGGCTTTTATCGCCTCTATGGACGACGGTCAGTACGCTGAGCCGGTGGAGGTCGCCAGCGACGATTTTATAGTCGTTTACAGAAAGTCCGCCAAGGACAGAGAGGTTACCTCCTTCGAGGACGCCAAAGAGCAGCTTCAGTCTATGGTGTTGAACCAGAAGAGACAGGAGCTCCAGAGAACTTTCCTGGACGAGATATCTGAAAAAGTGGATGTCAAGATACTTGATCCGGAGATCTTCCCTGCCGAGGAAGAATCTGTAGAGGTCATCTCCGAGGATAATGCGAGTGAGGATCAAGAGTCAGAAGAATAA
- a CDS encoding DNA polymerase, translating into MTEGPIMFVDGHGLAFRAFYAIPELTAPDGTPTNALVGFFNMLSKIKKEWAPQSLSVVFDAPGKTFRHEMFEEYKKGRKPTPEEFKVQLPILKKMLGLLGIPVICRPGVEADDVIGAVSREYAYKGTPVLVVTSDKDMLQILDEGITVIRPGKGISSFNRWDAETFQGEYGFPPARMADYLALVGDSVDNVPGVPGIGDKTARRLLGKYGDLEGILAHTADLTAGQRKKLEENADLARKSLILTTLSVDGAPDDVDLVCGVPDSDGFIALCRELGMSSLERSMGDLICGETSFSGDSSVEKEAQSLSLVELKSVELDELLMCDELAFHGKWTGEYPMSLVADPLVVCSKDGRFWSGSEMPFELSSWLERGSVITSDYKRLLVAMGVPSDYSRVWDLRSVDYLLHPDKASHDMPSVMGDDCPESTEERAMALWRLRDDLSQTIESRGLSEVLYGIDMPLVPVLVSMEKSGIKLEEPVLQDVISDLKERLERIVEEITSAAGESINLNSPKQVGCLLFEKLGLPPVKKTKTGYSTDVTVLEQLAELPEPHNAVPSMLLEHRALSKMSSGFALPLMSSVCGDGIIRSTFESDTTGTGRLSSRDPNLQNLPAYGEWSDRIKSSLIPREKGRCFVAADYSQVELRVLAHISGEKRLADIFRSGRDIHTETASMVFGVDSSMVTKELRRSAKMVTFGLLYGMSAFGLAKRLGVGRSEADRIMSRYFAALPGVEAYVTKSADEAIAKGYTETLFGRIRPLEEVVTGNTRDRGHIRRVAINSPIQGTAADLAKKAMIAVSRSFAEDPDVSMVLQVHDSIVCECPEERSEEVLAELQEIMKNVASLAVPLETEGKIGFSLAEV; encoded by the coding sequence ATGACCGAAGGACCTATTATGTTTGTGGACGGACACGGCCTTGCCTTCAGGGCCTTTTACGCCATTCCCGAACTGACCGCTCCGGATGGAACTCCGACCAACGCCTTGGTCGGGTTTTTCAACATGCTTTCCAAGATCAAAAAAGAGTGGGCTCCCCAGTCTCTCTCGGTGGTTTTCGACGCTCCTGGGAAGACCTTCCGTCACGAGATGTTCGAAGAATACAAAAAGGGGAGAAAACCCACCCCGGAGGAGTTCAAGGTACAGCTTCCGATATTGAAGAAAATGCTGGGGCTTTTGGGCATCCCGGTGATATGTCGTCCCGGCGTCGAGGCCGACGACGTCATAGGCGCCGTTTCCAGAGAATACGCGTATAAGGGTACCCCCGTTCTGGTGGTCACGTCCGATAAGGACATGCTTCAGATACTGGACGAGGGGATAACGGTGATAAGACCGGGCAAGGGGATTTCCTCCTTCAACCGGTGGGACGCCGAGACCTTTCAGGGAGAATATGGTTTCCCTCCCGCCAGGATGGCCGACTATCTGGCTTTGGTCGGAGATAGCGTGGACAACGTACCGGGCGTGCCTGGCATAGGCGACAAGACCGCTCGAAGGCTGCTCGGGAAATACGGAGACCTGGAGGGGATATTGGCCCATACGGCGGATCTGACCGCCGGTCAGAGAAAAAAGCTGGAGGAAAACGCAGATCTGGCAAGGAAATCCCTTATCTTGACGACCTTGAGCGTCGATGGGGCTCCGGACGATGTCGACCTGGTGTGCGGAGTTCCCGATTCGGACGGCTTCATCGCTCTCTGTCGGGAGCTGGGTATGAGCTCTCTGGAGAGATCGATGGGAGACCTTATCTGTGGAGAAACGAGTTTTTCCGGAGACTCCTCGGTAGAGAAAGAAGCACAGTCTCTCTCTTTGGTGGAGCTTAAATCGGTTGAGCTGGACGAGCTTCTGATGTGCGACGAGCTTGCCTTTCACGGCAAGTGGACCGGAGAGTATCCCATGTCGCTCGTGGCCGATCCTCTGGTGGTGTGCTCTAAAGACGGGCGGTTCTGGTCCGGTAGCGAGATGCCCTTCGAGTTATCTTCCTGGCTGGAGAGGGGGTCGGTGATTACCTCGGATTACAAGAGATTGCTGGTCGCCATGGGAGTTCCTTCGGATTATTCCAGAGTCTGGGATCTCAGGAGTGTCGATTATCTGCTCCATCCAGACAAAGCCTCTCACGATATGCCGTCGGTTATGGGCGACGATTGTCCCGAATCCACGGAGGAACGGGCGATGGCGTTATGGCGTCTTCGAGACGATCTATCTCAAACAATTGAGTCCAGAGGGCTCTCCGAGGTCTTGTACGGTATAGATATGCCCTTGGTCCCAGTCCTGGTATCGATGGAAAAATCCGGCATAAAGCTGGAAGAACCTGTTCTTCAAGATGTCATATCGGATCTGAAAGAACGTCTGGAACGGATAGTGGAGGAGATAACCTCCGCTGCCGGAGAATCGATAAACCTCAATTCTCCCAAGCAGGTCGGATGCCTTCTCTTCGAGAAGCTAGGCCTTCCTCCTGTGAAGAAGACGAAGACCGGATACTCTACGGACGTCACGGTGTTGGAGCAGCTGGCGGAACTTCCGGAGCCTCACAACGCCGTTCCGTCCATGCTGCTGGAGCATAGAGCCCTCTCAAAGATGTCCAGCGGTTTCGCTCTGCCTCTGATGAGCTCCGTCTGTGGGGACGGTATCATACGCAGTACCTTCGAGAGCGATACCACCGGTACAGGCAGGCTCAGCAGCAGGGATCCCAACCTACAGAATCTGCCGGCATATGGAGAATGGTCCGATAGGATAAAAAGTTCTCTGATCCCGAGGGAGAAGGGGAGATGTTTCGTCGCAGCCGATTACTCTCAGGTGGAGTTGAGGGTTTTGGCCCATATATCGGGAGAAAAGAGGTTGGCCGACATATTCCGCTCCGGCAGGGATATCCACACAGAGACGGCATCCATGGTCTTCGGGGTGGACAGCTCTATGGTTACCAAAGAGCTGCGACGTTCCGCCAAGATGGTGACCTTCGGACTTCTCTACGGCATGAGTGCCTTCGGTTTAGCCAAGAGATTAGGGGTAGGGCGGTCCGAGGCGGACAGGATAATGTCCCGTTATTTTGCGGCCCTTCCCGGCGTAGAGGCCTACGTGACTAAGAGTGCCGACGAGGCGATCGCCAAGGGCTACACCGAGACCTTATTCGGAAGGATAAGGCCTCTTGAGGAGGTCGTCACCGGCAACACCAGGGATCGGGGACATATCAGGAGGGTGGCGATAAATTCTCCGATACAGGGTACCGCCGCTGACCTGGCGAAAAAGGCCATGATAGCCGTTTCCAGGTCTTTTGCGGAGGATCCGGATGTGTCTATGGTCCTTCAGGTACATGACTCTATAGTCTGTGAATGTCCCGAGGAGCGATCGGAGGAGGTCCTTGCCGAGCTTCAGGAGATCATGAAAAACGTGGCATCTCTGGCGGTCCCGTTGGAGACTGAGGGTAAAATAGGTTTCTCCCTGGCGGAGGTATAA